A window of Yoonia sp. SS1-5 genomic DNA:
TTTTCGCGATGCCGGGCGTCGCGGATACCGTCAGGTTCGACATCTACAAACAGGGCTATTTCAGCCCAAGCGAAAAGCGAAATCCATTGGGGATCATACCTATCGGACCGGTTGTTGACTGGTCTCAGTCATGAACCTTGGCAAGGGTGGATTGAAATCCATCCTACGCCGTCATGCCTGCCAATACGGCCAGATGCACCTGCATGGTCTTGTCTGGATGACAGTCCGCGACTGAGAGCCCGCTACTTGGCACCGAACAATCGGTAGTACATCCAATCGGGCATCAATTGCGACAGTCGGAAGACCCACGAAAACACCATCGGGAAGCTTTTCTTGAAGTCGTCGGTATTCATATGTTCGAACACCTCCCTGGCGGCGTCTTCGGCCGACATGATGAAGGGCATGTTGAAATCGTTCTTGTCCGTCAGACGTGTCTTGATGAAACCGGGATTGACCAATTGCACCGCTATTGGCGAATTGCGCAAGTCGGCTTGCATGGATTCCGCCAGGGCCATCATACCGGCCTTGGACGACGCATAGCCAATCGCGCCGGGCAGCCCCCGAAAGCCGGATAGTGAACCGGTCAGGACGATGTGACCGGACCCGCGTGCGATCATATCCTTGATCACCGCGCCAACCACACGGGATGCACCGAGATAGTTGATCTCGCCCATCAAGTCGGCTTTCTCGTTATCCCATTCGCCTGACTTCATTGGCCAGTAGACACCGGCCAGATAGACAACCCCGTCAATCTGGCCAATCTGTGCGGCGGCATCTTCGACAGCCGCCCTGTCGGCCACGTCAACGGTGACATATGAGGCCTTGCCGGGAAGTTCATCAACCAGCGACTTCAGCCGGTCCTCTGACCGGGCAGAGACGATGACCTCGGCACCCGCACGCGACATGCAAAACGCCACCTCGCGACCCAATCCTTCGCTTGCGCCGACAAGCCAGTACCGTTTTCCCTGCCAGTCTTTCAATGCTATTCCCCTGCGTAAGCGTCGTTGCGTGGGCGCATCGTGGCGACCATCTCGGCCACTTTGATACCAAACTTGCGGAATTGGCTGCGGTTCATGATCGACCCATTGGACATCAGATACATCCAGTCGGTGACATCCAGCGCGTGACCGCCGGCCTCTTCGGTCAGTTTGATCTTGTAGTTCAGCAAGACGGCTGATCCTTCCTGCCGCCCGTGACCGGCACCCACAACATCCGGCGCTTCGGCCCGGATGCTTCCATCGTTGGACAAGGTCAGGGTCCAGACGCGATCCTGCACATTGCCGCTGTCGTAATAGAATTTTTCGACCATCGTGCCGACATTGCCGTTCCACGTGGCTTCGAAATCCGCGACAAATCGCGACGTCACCCGGCCGGTTGGGCCGTAGATGACACCTTCACAGACGATCGGGCCCTGAAACCGTTCCCGGATATCAAAGATAGGGCCGTCGGCGTAGTCCGCCGACTTTTGCGCCCAGAAGGAAACGTAGCGCTCTTTGCAGAAGACCGCGATGGCCATCAGCACAGCACCGAGCAGAAGATAGGTCATAAACGACATCGTTTATTCCTCAAGTTTGGTAGCAACCAGAAGGCCGATTGCCACAAGTTTCAAAAGTGACGGCACCAGGGCGTAAAGCACCGTCAGCATAGTCAGGGCCTCGCCGGGCAGATCTTGTGCGCCAGCTTCGAACCCGGATCGTTCCAGTAGCGGCAAAAGAACCACCGCGGCGAAGGCAAGCGTGAACTTGTTCACCAAATTCCAAAGGCCGAACCCTTGCCCCCCGTTGGGCGAGATCACGGCCATGCGTTTTGCAAACATCGCGGGGAGTAAAGTCAGGTCCGCCCCGATCGTTGCACCACTTAATACGCACACGACGGCAAAAGGGATCACATCGCCTGTATTTAAAGTCAGCGTGTAGCCAAATGACGCGACCGCCAGAACCATCGCGATCAACAGGATCGGCTTTTCACCAAAGCGCCGCGCGAGAGCCGACCAGAAGGGCGAAGATATCGCTGCTGCAAGGAAAAACAGCACCAATAGTGCCCCTTCCCACCCTGTCGCCCCCAATCTGCTTTCGACATAAAAGAGGAAAAGTGTGCTGGAAACGGCCAGGGGCGTTGCGTTGATCAGGGCCAAAATCAGCAGTTTTCGCGCGGTTCGGTCCGCGACAATTTGACCGATCTTTGTCGGCGCCTGACTGACCCGCCCTTTCCATTCAGGCCACATGAACAGCGTGGCGATGAGTGTCAGAACCGCAAACCCATAGGCAAATGCCGCAAACGGATCGGCGACAACCCCGATCAGGGCAGTCGGGATGACCGCCGCGATACAGACCCCCAGCAATGCACCGCTTTCGCGCCAGGCCGCCACGCGCACATGCCCATCGGCAGACGGCCCCGCCTTGCTGATCCCTTGCGCGTAAAAGTTGATGCTTAGAAAACTGAATGCGGTGAACAGCCCCGTCACGGTCAGACCGAACCACCAGATTGGCGCAATCGGTGGCGCAACAGCAAACAGCCCGATCATCGAGAGCGCCAACACACAAGCCACCAGCGTCACGATCAGCTTTTTGATGTCTGTCAGCCTTTCGCTGATCCAGCCAAGCACAGGGTCCTGCACCACATCAAACAACCGCAGACCAAAAAGGACCGCCCCAAGTGCCGTCAGGCTGACCCCGTATGTATCGGCATAGTATTTCGGGGCATAGATATAGATGGGCAAACCGGCCCCGGATAAAACAGCAGCAAATCCGGTATATGCAGGCAGCCGCTCAGCGAGCGCTTTCATCCGCTGACCTCTTTGGTGGGCGGTTTGGGTTGCGACCGGAATGTTGCCCCCTTCAGCCAGAGTTTCAGCGCCTGCCAGTGGATCAGCGTCAGCACCCTGCGCGACCCAAAGGGCCGCCGCAACAGCGCCTTCAGGATCGTCCCGTTGGTGATCGGGCGCCGCGCACCGGTGAGGGTTGCGATGACACCGCCATTCCCGCGGCTGTAGTCGATCCAGATCCCAATCTGATCCTGCTGAATGTCGAACCGAAAGACATAACCGCCCGAGACAGGCTGAAAGGGCGACACATGCATCAACTTATCCGCTGCGATGGTCTCTTCTTTGGTAATGGCGCGTCCGTCGGGATGGCGGCACAGATAGGAATGGCGGTCCCCAAATGTATTGGTAACCTCGGCGATGATCGTTGTCAGGGTATCATCGCCATCGTAGCACAGCCAGAACGATACCGGGTTGAATACATGTCCCAGCACGCGGGGCTGGGCCAGAAGTTCAATACGGGCCGGTTCCTTGATATCATGTGCGCGCAGCACGTTCCGAACCCATGCAGCCCCGATGCCCCACTTTGGCGGCCCGCCATGATCACGATCATGCAGCGCCATCAGATTTCCCGCATTTCGGGAAAACAGGCCGGGGGTCTGCAATGCGGCATCAGCATCCAGCAAGACATAGTCGATCGAATACCGAAAGGCATTTTTCGTGCCGCCGCGCCGACCATGATAGGTCTCACCCGCGATATGATCGACGGTGCGGATCACTCTGCCGCGACTTCCAGATGTTCAGCCGCATTCAGCGCGTGAACGACATCGAGCGCGCTTGATAAGCCGTCTTCGTGGAAACCATTCTTCATCCACGCGCCGCAAAACCATGTCCGGTTTGATCCGTTGATGGCAGCAGCCGTTTTTTGCGCGGCCAGCGCCTCGAGATCGTAAACCGGGTGGCGGAGGGTGACCTCATCCCAAATCAGATCTTCGCGGATAGGCCGTTTGGTATTCAACGTGACCATGAACTCATCATTCTTCAGCCAGGGCTGCAGTGAATTCATCCAATAGGTCAGGTCAATCTCGCCCCCTTGATGATCGGCATCCTCCGAATAAATCCACGAGGCCCAGACCTGTTTACGCTTGGGCATGATGGATGTGTCGGAATGCAAAACCACGGCATTGGGCTGATAGCGGATCGCGCCAAGCACCGTTTTCTCGACCGCTGTGGCGTCAGACAGCAGTCGCAGGGTGTCGTCAGAATGGGTCGCAAACACGACCTCATCAAACATTTCCCACTCTCCCCCGCTTGCCTTCACCTCTACCCCAAGCGGACCACGCCGCACACCGTCGATGGGTGCGCCCAGCCGCATATCAACGCCGCGGCGGAACATGTCTGCGCCAAGGCGGGTTACATATTGATCAGAGCCGCCATCAACCGTGTACCATTGATGCTGGCCGGTCGCGCCAAGCAACGCGTGATTGTCAAAGAATTTCAGCAGCGCATAGGCCGGGAAGTCGAGAATTTTTTCCTTGGGCGTTGACCATATCGCGCCTGAAAAGGGCAACAGGTAATGATCGCGGAAATAATCCGACAGTTTCAGCTTTTCCAACAGTTGGCCGATCGTCAGGCTTTCGTCGCGGCTGGCCTCAAGCCCCTCGGCGTTGAACTTGAAAATATCGCGCACCATACGCAGGAATTTGGGATTCAGCGCATTGCGCCGCTGGGCGAACAGGGCATCAAGGCTTGTCAGCGCATATTCAAGCTTGCCACCGCCAAACGATGTGCCAAAGCTCATATTGCTTTTGACGACCGGTACGTCCAGATGATCGAACAAGGCTGCCAGATTGGGATAGTTGGCATAGTTGAACACGATAAAACCGGTATCAACGGGCTGATCGCGGTTCGGGCCCGCCATCCGGGTGCGGGCGTGACCACCCAATCGCTTTTCCGCTTCGAACAGGACAACCCGGTGGTCTTTGGCCAAGGCATGCGCAGCACCCATGCCCGAAATGCCCGCCCCAATTACCGCTACTTTTCTGGGTACGGTCGTCCCCGTTTCAAATGGCATAAAAAGTTTTGCTCCGCTGCCCAGATCGTTGTTACAATAAGTCTTACGATCCAAAGAGATAGATGGATCACATGAAAAAATCGTATGGTGGTGATCCAATCACTGATCCGGTGCGTAATAAACTGCATGAGCGTGGAGACCGATCTTCCTGTAATAGCGGATGCGCCGTCTGGCGTGCTTGCTTATAGTGCCGAGCGGAAGCCGACATTGAGTAGGACTGGGAAGCCAAAGGTGGACACCTCTGAGACGTCAAAACGAATGGCTTGGGTCGTTCAGGTGGTTGCAGTGCGCGATAGCAAGGATCGCGCCGCCTTTGCCGAATTGTTCGCCCATTTCGCGCCACGCGTGAAGTCGTTTCTGATGAAATCGGGGGCCAGCCCGGATCTGGCAGAAGAATGCACACAGGAGGTCATGGCGACCCTTTGGAACAAGGCACATATGTTCGACCCGGCCAAGGCAAGTGTATCCACGTGGATTTTCACAATTGCCCGAAACCGCAAGATCGACCTGCTGCGCAAACAGCGCCGGCCTGAGCCAGAAGAATTGCCATGGGGTCCCGAGCCAGAGCCTGACCAGGCGGATGCTGTGGGACTGCAACAAGAAACGGAACAATTGGGCCAGGCGCTTGCCGCTTTGCCTGAAGAACAAAGGAAATTGATCGAAAAGGCCTATTACGGCGAATTGTCGCATAGCGAGATTGCAGCCGAAACCGGGCTACCATTGGGAACGATCAAATCAAGGATAAGGTTGGCGCTGGAACGCTTGCGTCACGCAATGAAATGATGAGTGAGATGAAACAGATAAAACACCACCTGACAGAGCCACTGTTGATGGGTTACGCGGCAGGCACCCT
This region includes:
- a CDS encoding DUF3833 family protein, whose amino-acid sequence is MSFMTYLLLGAVLMAIAVFCKERYVSFWAQKSADYADGPIFDIRERFQGPIVCEGVIYGPTGRVTSRFVADFEATWNGNVGTMVEKFYYDSGNVQDRVWTLTLSNDGSIRAEAPDVVGAGHGRQEGSAVLLNYKIKLTEEAGGHALDVTDWMYLMSNGSIMNRSQFRKFGIKVAEMVATMRPRNDAYAGE
- a CDS encoding FAD-dependent oxidoreductase, with the translated sequence MPFETGTTVPRKVAVIGAGISGMGAAHALAKDHRVVLFEAEKRLGGHARTRMAGPNRDQPVDTGFIVFNYANYPNLAALFDHLDVPVVKSNMSFGTSFGGGKLEYALTSLDALFAQRRNALNPKFLRMVRDIFKFNAEGLEASRDESLTIGQLLEKLKLSDYFRDHYLLPFSGAIWSTPKEKILDFPAYALLKFFDNHALLGATGQHQWYTVDGGSDQYVTRLGADMFRRGVDMRLGAPIDGVRRGPLGVEVKASGGEWEMFDEVVFATHSDDTLRLLSDATAVEKTVLGAIRYQPNAVVLHSDTSIMPKRKQVWASWIYSEDADHQGGEIDLTYWMNSLQPWLKNDEFMVTLNTKRPIREDLIWDEVTLRHPVYDLEALAAQKTAAAINGSNRTWFCGAWMKNGFHEDGLSSALDVVHALNAAEHLEVAAE
- a CDS encoding DUF1365 domain-containing protein produces the protein MIRTVDHIAGETYHGRRGGTKNAFRYSIDYVLLDADAALQTPGLFSRNAGNLMALHDRDHGGPPKWGIGAAWVRNVLRAHDIKEPARIELLAQPRVLGHVFNPVSFWLCYDGDDTLTTIIAEVTNTFGDRHSYLCRHPDGRAITKEETIAADKLMHVSPFQPVSGGYVFRFDIQQDQIGIWIDYSRGNGGVIATLTGARRPITNGTILKALLRRPFGSRRVLTLIHWQALKLWLKGATFRSQPKPPTKEVSG
- a CDS encoding SDR family NAD(P)-dependent oxidoreductase, whose product is MKDWQGKRYWLVGASEGLGREVAFCMSRAGAEVIVSARSEDRLKSLVDELPGKASYVTVDVADRAAVEDAAAQIGQIDGVVYLAGVYWPMKSGEWDNEKADLMGEINYLGASRVVGAVIKDMIARGSGHIVLTGSLSGFRGLPGAIGYASSKAGMMALAESMQADLRNSPIAVQLVNPGFIKTRLTDKNDFNMPFIMSAEDAAREVFEHMNTDDFKKSFPMVFSWVFRLSQLMPDWMYYRLFGAK
- a CDS encoding sigma-70 family RNA polymerase sigma factor, coding for MIQSLIRCVINCMSVETDLPVIADAPSGVLAYSAERKPTLSRTGKPKVDTSETSKRMAWVVQVVAVRDSKDRAAFAELFAHFAPRVKSFLMKSGASPDLAEECTQEVMATLWNKAHMFDPAKASVSTWIFTIARNRKIDLLRKQRRPEPEELPWGPEPEPDQADAVGLQQETEQLGQALAALPEEQRKLIEKAYYGELSHSEIAAETGLPLGTIKSRIRLALERLRHAMK
- a CDS encoding MFS transporter; the encoded protein is MKALAERLPAYTGFAAVLSGAGLPIYIYAPKYYADTYGVSLTALGAVLFGLRLFDVVQDPVLGWISERLTDIKKLIVTLVACVLALSMIGLFAVAPPIAPIWWFGLTVTGLFTAFSFLSINFYAQGISKAGPSADGHVRVAAWRESGALLGVCIAAVIPTALIGVVADPFAAFAYGFAVLTLIATLFMWPEWKGRVSQAPTKIGQIVADRTARKLLILALINATPLAVSSTLFLFYVESRLGATGWEGALLVLFFLAAAISSPFWSALARRFGEKPILLIAMVLAVASFGYTLTLNTGDVIPFAVVCVLSGATIGADLTLLPAMFAKRMAVISPNGGQGFGLWNLVNKFTLAFAAVVLLPLLERSGFEAGAQDLPGEALTMLTVLYALVPSLLKLVAIGLLVATKLEE